CAGCGGCCGCGACCGCGGGCATCTTGTTCGTCTGGCCGTTCGTATTCGACACCACCTTCACTTTTCTGCGGCGCGCAACCCGGCGGGAGAATCTGCTTCGCCCGCACCGAAGCCACCTCTACCAGAGGCTCGTGCTTGCGGGTGTCTCGCACCGGGCGGTGGGCCTTCTTTATGGAGCGCTCGCCGCTGTTGGCGTCGTCGTCGGCAATGCCGTCGCGCGTGAAGCCGGACCCGCGTCGATTGGGGGAGCATTGTTGATCGGCGTGCTTGCCGGGGGACTCTGCGTGAGTGTCGCCTGGCGCGAGCGTGGCGACATTGCGAGCGCCATCCCGACGCAGAACTGAGAGCGAGTTCCGAGCAACGCGAAGCGTCTTGTTATACTGAGCCGGCACGATCCCCACTGAGTTACTCCAGGAGCTGCACGAATGACTGATCGTCGCGACGACTTTACCAACGAAAATATCAACGACGAGCCGCTATTGGGACCGCTCCTGTTGACGTTATGGTCCTACAGACGAGCGATGTTCATTGCCTTCATCGCCGTCATTGTTGGTTACCTCGGCGTCATGCTTCTGGTTTACGCCATTGTGCCGAACGAGAGACTTGCATCCCTAAGTTTTCGTCTGACGTTCGAAGGGGCCGAGCGGGACCAATTTCCGAACGGCACGAAATTCAGCAGCGCCGAAATCGTCGCCACGCCTGTGCTTTCCGAAGTGTTCAGGAAGAACGAACTGGAGCGCTACGGGAAGTTCGGCGATTTCAAGGACGCCATGTTCGTTCTGCAGTCAAACCCGGATCTCGACCTGCTCTCGTATGAGTACCAAGCGAAGCTCGCGGATCCGAAGCTCAGCGCCGTAGATCGCAGTCGGATCGAGGAGGAGTTCCGGAAGAAGCGTGAAAGCCTGAAGTCCGCATTTTTCTCACTGAACTACCGGACGAGGGATCGAGTACTGAAGATTCCTGTGTCGATGCTGAACAAGATTCTGCAGGACACTCTTTCGACGTGGGCGCAGCAGGCCGCCGAGCGGAAAGGGGCCACGCGCTACAACATCGCCGTTATCTCGAAGAATGCACTGAAAAAGGACTTCCTGTCAGCGGAAGATTATGTCGTGGCGGTGGACGTCCTTCGCAGCATGATTGAACGCGCGCTGAAGTCGGTTGATGAGATGTCGAAGATACCTGGCGCAGAGACGGTTCGGTTCGGGGAAGATCAGGTGGCACTTGCAGACGTCGGTGCGAATCTGGAGGACCTGGTCAGGTTCAAGGTGGAGCCTCTCATTGCGGTGATTCGTACGAACGGCCTTTCGCGCAACGTCGCTAGGGCCGATGTGTACTTCTCGGATCGACTTCTTGAAGTGCAGCTCGCCCGGGAACAAGTGCGGCAGCGCGTAGGTTCCTTGCAGGAGGCGCTGCGCGCGTACCAACAGGCCGGCAGCTCGGGTTCCATGGCGATCAGTGGCGAGGGGCGGACCGGCGGCGTGACCCCACAGCTCTCCGAATCGTTCATCGACCGGCTCGTGCAGCTGTCGACTCAGGCGAACGACGTCAAGTACCGCCAGGATCTCACGGACCGAATCATAGACGATGGAGTGCTCCTCGCGGACCTGAACAGGAAGGCTGAGTACTACGACTCGATGCGCAAGGCATTTGCCTCAGGACATCCGTTGACGAACCCAGCCATGGCCGCCGAGGTCACACGGCGGACGAATGAGCTGTACTCCGCCATTTCGCACTCAATTGACGACGTCCAGGCTGTCTACAAGCTGATCGCGCAGCAGAACCTGAATCCCGACACGGTGCTGTATTCGATCACAAGCCCCTTCGTCGTTCGGACGACCTCCTCGCTCACGGTGCGCACCGGGTTTCTGTATTTCGTTCTCACACTGTTTGCTGGAATGATCGCTATTCCCCTCGCGTGCCTGGCGCATCACTACTTCCGCCACTGGATTCCTGCCGCCGCGCCGCCGGCTAGCGGGACACCGCGGGAGACCGACAAGGACGACGTAGTCGGAGGCTGACCGATCCCCATCCTTTCGGCGTAGTCGCCCGTCGCAGTGTGTATCAGACGATGTCGCGTCTGACCCGGATTCTTGTGCTGACGTCTGCTGCGTTGGCGGTGGCGACCGCCGCGTACGCGGACGCGCCCGCGATCCGGTCTCTGCCGTTGATTTGCGCTGGCGCCGCGGTTCTGGGCGCCCTGATCTCGCGTATCTCCCGCCGCGCGGCGCTGTTCCTGTCGCTGCTCCCCGTGTATCTCAGCCCCGCCATGTTCCTGGTGCTCCAGGGACACGACCATTACACCTACGTGACGGTCTGGATGGCGGCGCTGCTCGGCACGATTGCCGCTACAGGTGGACTCGCAGCGTGGAGCGTCCCAGCGCGCTGGCGCTGGGCGATTGCCACTTGGGCCGTGATCGTCGCCACATCCTGGCCCTTGGTGGCCTGGCGCGAGTTGGATTTCACGTGGCCCTTCGTGTGGGACAACAGATTGCCGGTTGCGGGTATCGCGGTTGCCGGTCCTCGAGCAGTGGCATGGACCGCATACGTGGCGCTCTCGCATCTGATCGGGCTGCTGTGGGTCGATTGGCTGTTCCTGTCGTACGGAGCCGAGAGGCGCGAGTCGTTTCCCCGCGAAGTGTTGGCTCCGCTTGGCATCGCGGTTGCCATTGCGTGTGCTGTTGGCGCGTATCAGGGATTTGTCGATATCGCGTTCCTGAGCGGGCACATCTGGCCCTCGATTAACCGGGCAGCAGGCACGCTGATGGACGGCAACGCATTCGGCATGGTCGCGGCGTTGTGGGCCCCGACGTTTCTCGCTGTGGGCCTGATCCGAAGCCGCTTCGCGTGGGCGATCGGTGGAGCCGGACTCGCGCTTGCCTGGGCCGGCGTGTGGACATCGGGGGCAAGAGCCGCGCTCCTCGCAGCCGTGATCGGCACCGTTTTAGTCACCCTGCAGCTGCCACGGCACTTGTCGTCCCGACGCGAACGCTGGCGCTACGGGATAGCCATTGCAGTCGCCTGCGCGCTGTTCGTCGCCGCGATTCTGACGGTGCCTTCGATCAGTGTGACAGCGGTGGATCGCACGCGGGAGCTGCTCCCGTCGCCCTCTATGACGTCGGTGCGGAACACCGCACGATACTTATGGGAACGCGATGGGTACGGCCCAGTGGCAATCACGATGTTTGCCAACCACCCACTGGCGGGCGTTGGAGTTGGCGCGTACCACACGTTCTGCACCGACTACGCACGGCTGGCGGCCGGTATCCAAATCGCGCCGGACAACGCGCAGAACTGGTTTCGGCACCAGCTCGCCGAACTGGGCCTGCTCGGGAGCGTCGGCTGGATCGTATGGGTCGCTGTGTTTGCCTTCGGGTTGTGGCCGCGTCGCTCGCGGTTGGCTGGACCAGGCGCCGTCCTGAACGGACCGCTCGTCGGTTTTGCCGCGGCTTCGATGCTGGGGATGCCTGGTCAGGACCCGGCGGTAGTAATAACGTTTTGGCTCCTCGTCTTCTGGTACGCTGCGGATACTGGAACACAACCGGCAACGGCGTCGATGAGACACCCAGCGTGGATCGCGGTGCTGGCAATCTCGATTGCTT
This window of the Acidobacteriota bacterium genome carries:
- a CDS encoding O-antigen ligase family protein; translated protein: MSRLTRILVLTSAALAVATAAYADAPAIRSLPLICAGAAVLGALISRISRRAALFLSLLPVYLSPAMFLVLQGHDHYTYVTVWMAALLGTIAATGGLAAWSVPARWRWAIATWAVIVATSWPLVAWRELDFTWPFVWDNRLPVAGIAVAGPRAVAWTAYVALSHLIGLLWVDWLFLSYGAERRESFPREVLAPLGIAVAIACAVGAYQGFVDIAFLSGHIWPSINRAAGTLMDGNAFGMVAALWAPTFLAVGLIRSRFAWAIGGAGLALAWAGVWTSGARAALLAAVIGTVLVTLQLPRHLSSRRERWRYGIAIAVACALFVAAILTVPSISVTAVDRTRELLPSPSMTSVRNTARYLWERDGYGPVAITMFANHPLAGVGVGAYHTFCTDYARLAAGIQIAPDNAQNWFRHQLAELGLLGSVGWIVWVAVFAFGLWPRRSRLAGPGAVLNGPLVGFAAASMLGMPGQDPAVVITFWLLVFWYAADTGTQPATASMRHPAWIAVLAISIAYVAALATASDLRPPFRAARFDFNYTYGFDFQKDVAWTGRRAVTVPPATDRWLKLTVWVEHPDANRDLVRADVRVNGKRVVGRRLSRDIPVTSYVRVPEGAKRIVIEARTDRAFRPERVDSSTQDSGERGLAMKWEFVPNAPGQPR